A genomic window from Nitrospirota bacterium includes:
- the nadB gene encoding L-aspartate oxidase, with translation MKPSVKTVDFLVIGGGVAGLRAAIELAPRGSVIVLTKDKVTESSTGYAQGGVAVALSDEDEVGIHYEDTIKAGDGLCGENAVRILVEEGPGLILELISWGAEFDKEGSKLAFTMEAAHSRRRILHSHGDATGKEIERVLINKARSFSSVSRYDYAFTLDLIIEGNRCVGAAVLRGHALINIFAKAVILATGGAGQVFSRTTNPTIATGDGIAIAYRAGALISDMEFIQFHPTTLYSPAAPQFLLSEAMRGEGAVLKNIHGKRFMPEYHEKAELAPRDVVTRAIVSEMVKTNSRHVYLDLTHLEKDFVENRFPLIYATCLQYDIDITEDMIPVSPAAHYIMGGVKTDTEGETSIKGLFAAGEVACTGVHGANRLASNSLLEGLVYGARTGKRAIRYVGEEKTDTAAAEVGHEGFNEEARPLSSIDIEKTRSTIRQIMWNKVGIIRCNESLSIARKWLDKKHSLMDTQFNDRRGFELKNILTVANLITDSALLRKGSVGAHFRSDFKNKGENWQRHTACLRGKIPEWTD, from the coding sequence ATGAAGCCTTCCGTAAAAACGGTGGATTTCCTTGTAATCGGCGGCGGTGTTGCAGGTCTCAGGGCCGCTATAGAACTTGCCCCAAGAGGAAGCGTGATCGTCCTCACCAAAGACAAAGTAACTGAAAGCAGCACAGGCTATGCGCAGGGAGGAGTCGCAGTCGCCCTCAGCGATGAAGATGAAGTCGGCATCCACTATGAAGACACAATAAAAGCGGGCGACGGGCTTTGCGGGGAGAATGCGGTAAGGATCCTGGTTGAGGAAGGCCCTGGCCTCATCCTTGAACTTATATCGTGGGGGGCTGAATTCGATAAAGAGGGGAGCAAACTCGCTTTTACAATGGAGGCCGCGCACTCAAGGCGGAGGATCCTCCATTCCCATGGTGACGCAACAGGCAAGGAGATCGAGCGCGTACTCATTAACAAGGCCCGTTCTTTCAGCTCCGTCTCAAGATATGACTACGCGTTTACTCTCGATCTAATTATTGAAGGCAACAGGTGTGTCGGAGCTGCCGTGCTGAGAGGCCACGCGCTTATAAATATTTTCGCAAAGGCAGTGATTCTCGCCACGGGCGGCGCGGGCCAGGTCTTTTCAAGGACGACAAATCCGACGATCGCAACAGGCGACGGCATTGCGATAGCCTACAGGGCTGGCGCTTTGATCTCCGATATGGAATTTATTCAATTCCATCCGACCACGCTTTATTCACCTGCGGCACCTCAGTTCCTTCTAAGCGAGGCCATGAGGGGCGAAGGAGCGGTATTAAAAAATATACACGGCAAAAGGTTCATGCCCGAATATCATGAGAAGGCGGAACTGGCCCCGAGGGATGTGGTGACAAGGGCCATCGTCTCTGAAATGGTCAAGACAAATTCAAGGCACGTTTATCTCGACCTCACGCATCTTGAGAAGGATTTTGTGGAAAACCGGTTCCCCCTGATTTACGCCACGTGCCTTCAGTATGACATTGATATTACCGAGGACATGATACCCGTGTCCCCGGCTGCGCATTACATCATGGGCGGCGTCAAGACCGATACGGAAGGCGAAACAAGCATCAAGGGGCTTTTTGCCGCGGGAGAGGTCGCCTGCACCGGAGTTCACGGGGCAAACCGCCTCGCATCAAACAGCCTGCTTGAGGGACTTGTGTACGGTGCGAGGACCGGGAAAAGGGCCATCAGGTATGTCGGGGAAGAAAAAACTGATACAGCCGCCGCCGAGGTCGGGCATGAAGGGTTTAATGAAGAGGCGCGGCCATTGTCATCCATTGATATCGAAAAAACAAGGAGCACCATCAGGCAGATCATGTGGAACAAGGTTGGGATCATCAGGTGTAACGAATCGCTTTCCATTGCAAGAAAATGGCTTGATAAGAAGCATTCTCTCATGGACACGCAATTTAATGACAGGCGTGGATTTGAACTGAAAAACATTTTGACCGTAGCAAATCTAATTACCGATTCGGCCCTTCTAAGAAAAGGAAGCGTCGGCGCGCACTTCCGCTCCGATTTCAAAAATAAAGGCGAAAACTGGCAGAGGCATACAGCATGTTTGAGGGGCAAGATCCCAGAGTGGACCGATTGA
- a CDS encoding PAS domain S-box protein: MVEKGDPCRKVLNTIKNFDKELARLRFSEITPSALSFIQRRLGIEHASVALLQEEKNGFLIYDAVTGTKTLGSGEFLRFTDTPITEAVKLAKPFYCPDIKKQDSKYEVDRILLQAGFRSYFLVPLIVNDKCAGTLNTASKKVNGFSDSKRQVLQFLAPRLAQAIQTALYIEELEKNKNALKDSLSQWQATFDTVTDSICLLDKEQKIQRCNKAMLNFLNKSEAEVTGRPCWEIVHGVSKPIPECPCLRKTRQRESLELNAGERWLEITVDPILDKSGSFTGAVHIIRDITKRKRAEEALLESEQRYRKLISSVTDYIYTVEVKDGRPVSTRHGSACVAVTGYTSEEYESDPYLWFRMVYEEDREQVIRQAERVLSGEDIQPLEHRIVHKNGQVKWVRNTPVPLYDQEGRLVAYDGLIVDITERKKAEEALQASERKFHSLYNSMTELMVLHEIVFDSSGNAVDYRLLDCNPSFTKITGITREKAVGALASQLYGSGEAPYLDIYAHVAETGEPVHFETYFPPMKKHFTISVFSPAKGYFATVASDTTERKEAEAEKLKLQEQLIQAQKMEAIGMLAGGVAHDFNNILTAIIGYGNLVKMKLAKDDPLKVNLDHILASSERGANLTQSLLAFSRKQLISPAPVDLNQAMRNMQKLLGRLIGEDIELKLVLDERPLTILADSGQIEQILMNLATNAKDAMPDGGSLIIKTEMTVIDEQFMKEHGFGIEGPYAMLSVTDSGTGMTEKTRERIFEPFFTTKEVGRGTGLGLAMVYGAIKQNNGYITADSELGKGTTFRIYLPLIKAAGNEEKTAEPLALIKGGAETILMAEDDESLRKLVSSVLQEFGYSVIEAKDGADAIEKFKEHKEDIKLAVLDVIMPKKNGREVYGEIKKINPGIKALFISGYTADLMHVKGIIDLNLNFLAKPVLPSELLKKIREILDEAAKN, from the coding sequence ATGGTTGAAAAAGGGGATCCCTGCCGGAAGGTTTTAAACACTATTAAAAATTTCGATAAAGAGCTGGCGCGCCTGCGCTTTTCAGAGATCACCCCGAGTGCATTAAGTTTTATCCAGCGACGGCTTGGAATTGAACACGCCTCGGTCGCCCTCCTTCAGGAAGAAAAAAACGGCTTTTTGATCTATGACGCTGTAACCGGGACCAAGACGCTGGGGTCCGGAGAATTTCTGCGTTTTACAGATACCCCGATCACTGAAGCGGTCAAGCTTGCAAAACCGTTTTACTGCCCTGACATTAAAAAGCAGGACAGCAAATATGAGGTTGACAGGATACTTCTTCAGGCCGGCTTCAGGTCCTATTTCCTTGTCCCGCTCATTGTCAATGATAAATGCGCAGGCACTCTGAATACAGCATCTAAAAAAGTAAACGGTTTTTCTGATAGTAAACGCCAGGTCCTTCAGTTTCTCGCGCCCCGCCTTGCCCAGGCGATCCAGACCGCCTTATATATTGAGGAACTTGAGAAGAATAAGAATGCCCTGAAAGACTCCTTGTCCCAATGGCAGGCGACCTTTGACACCGTCACCGACAGCATTTGCCTGCTGGACAAAGAGCAGAAGATACAGCGCTGCAATAAGGCCATGCTGAATTTCCTGAATAAGAGCGAGGCAGAAGTAACAGGGCGGCCCTGCTGGGAGATCGTTCACGGCGTATCAAAACCGATACCTGAGTGTCCCTGCCTGCGGAAAACACGGCAGAGAGAATCTCTGGAGTTGAATGCCGGGGAGCGATGGCTTGAAATTACGGTTGACCCAATACTGGACAAATCCGGTTCCTTCACAGGGGCAGTTCATATTATCAGGGACATCACTAAACGCAAACGGGCGGAGGAGGCGCTGCTGGAAAGTGAGCAGCGATATAGAAAGCTCATCAGTTCAGTGACTGATTATATTTATACTGTAGAGGTCAAAGACGGCAGGCCCGTTTCGACAAGACACGGGTCTGCCTGCGTTGCCGTGACCGGCTATACATCGGAAGAATATGAATCCGATCCCTATCTCTGGTTCAGGATGGTGTATGAGGAAGACAGGGAACAAGTGATAAGGCAGGCGGAGAGAGTGCTTTCCGGCGAAGACATACAGCCTCTGGAACACAGGATCGTCCATAAAAACGGCCAGGTCAAATGGGTGAGAAATACGCCCGTGCCGCTCTATGACCAGGAGGGAAGGCTTGTTGCATATGACGGCCTTATTGTAGACATCACGGAACGCAAGAAGGCGGAAGAAGCGCTGCAGGCAAGTGAGAGAAAATTCCATTCCCTTTATAATTCCATGACCGAACTCATGGTGCTCCACGAGATAGTGTTTGACAGTTCAGGCAATGCCGTGGATTACCGCTTGCTGGACTGTAATCCGTCTTTCACGAAGATCACCGGGATCACACGGGAGAAGGCCGTCGGCGCTCTCGCATCACAACTTTACGGTTCAGGAGAAGCCCCTTACCTCGACATCTATGCGCATGTTGCTGAGACAGGCGAACCAGTGCATTTTGAGACCTATTTTCCCCCGATGAAAAAGCACTTCACGATCTCTGTTTTCTCCCCGGCTAAGGGATATTTCGCCACGGTTGCCAGCGATACCACCGAACGCAAGGAGGCCGAAGCAGAGAAGCTGAAACTGCAGGAGCAATTGATCCAGGCGCAAAAGATGGAAGCGATCGGAATGCTTGCGGGAGGGGTCGCCCATGACTTCAATAATATTCTTACGGCAATTATCGGTTACGGAAATCTTGTAAAAATGAAACTGGCAAAAGACGACCCGCTCAAAGTGAACCTGGACCACATCCTCGCTTCATCTGAGAGGGGCGCAAATCTGACGCAGAGCCTTCTCGCCTTCAGCCGGAAACAGCTCATCAGCCCGGCGCCCGTTGATCTGAACCAGGCCATGAGGAACATGCAGAAGCTTTTGGGCAGGCTGATCGGTGAAGATATTGAACTGAAATTGGTCCTTGACGAAAGGCCTTTGACAATACTTGCGGACAGCGGGCAGATAGAGCAGATATTGATGAACCTCGCTACCAATGCGAAAGACGCGATGCCGGACGGGGGCTCGCTGATCATAAAAACGGAGATGACGGTTATTGACGAGCAATTCATGAAAGAGCACGGGTTCGGTATCGAGGGGCCATACGCCATGCTATCAGTAACGGACAGCGGCACAGGGATGACGGAAAAGACCAGAGAGAGGATCTTTGAGCCTTTCTTTACGACAAAAGAAGTGGGCCGGGGCACAGGGCTTGGGCTGGCAATGGTGTACGGCGCAATAAAACAGAATAACGGTTATATCACCGCAGACAGCGAACTGGGGAAAGGCACGACGTTCAGGATTTACCTGCCGTTAATCAAAGCGGCCGGGAACGAGGAAAAAACCGCCGAACCTCTTGCCTTAATAAAAGGGGGCGCTGAAACCATACTGATGGCGGAGGATGATGAATCATTAAGAAAGCTTGTTAGCTCAGTGCTTCAGGAATTCGGTTATAGCGTTATAGAGGCGAAAGACGGCGCTGACGCAATAGAGAAATTCAAGGAACACAAAGAAGATATTAAACTTGCGGTCCTTGATGTAATAATGCCTAAAAAAAACGGAAGGGAAGTCTACGGAGAAATCAAAAAAATAAATCCCGGCATAAAGGCATTGTTCATCAGCGGCTATACCGCTGACTTGATGCATGTAAAAGGGATAATTGATCTAAATCTGAATTTCCTCGCAAAACCTGTTTTGCCAAGCGAGCTATTAAAAAAGATCCGGGAGATTCTCGATGAAGCTGCAAAAAATTAA